Proteins from a genomic interval of Capsicum annuum cultivar UCD-10X-F1 chromosome 4, UCD10Xv1.1, whole genome shotgun sequence:
- the LOC107855194 gene encoding protein LURP-one-related 10, which yields MAESSYATTMASNPIAVIGSQYCAANQVDLVISRKVKTLRYGEFVVSDMNGNFIFKVKGIAFGWHDKRVILDAADKPLITLKQKILSNHSRWNIYRGENTDDKEALFTVKTTSIFQWKTKLAVFLANNNSKEKNCDYLIKGSWSERSCVIYAGDSSTIVAQMHKKITGKSLLIGKDNFMVTVYPNVDQAFIVSLIVILDAINAAATAGASGAGAGGGAAAAAISC from the exons ATGGCAGAATCAAGTTATGCGACGACTATGGCTAGTAATCCGATTGCTGTAATCGGATCCCAATATTGCGCGGCGAACCAGGTTGATCTTGTTATATCTAGGAAGGTCAAGACACTTAGATATGGAGAATTTGTTGTTTCAGATATGAATGGCAACTTCATCTTCAAAGTTAAAGGCATAGCTTTTGGATGGCATGATAAGAGAGTTATTCTTGATGCTGCAGACAAGCCCTTAATCACTCTCAAACAAAAG aTACTGAGTAATCATTCGAGATGGAATATATATAGAGGAGAAAACACAGATGACAAAGAGGCTTTATTTACTGTAAAGACGACATCCATATTTCAATGGAAGACCAAATTAGCTGTATTCTTAGCAAATAACAATTCCAAGGAAAAGAATTGCGATTATCTGATTAAGGGAAGTTGGTCCGAAAGATCATGTGTTATATATGCTGGAGATTCTTCTACCATAGTTGCTCAG ATGCATAAAAAAATTACTGGTAAGAGCTTATTGATTGGAAAAGATAATTTCATGGTGACAGTGTATCCAAACGTTGATCAAGCCTTCATCGTCTCATTAATAGTAATACTTGATGCAATCAATGCAGCTGCCACAGCTGGCGCATCAGGTGCTGGTGCTGGTGGTGGTGCTGCTGCTGCTGCAATATCTTGTTAG
- the LOC124897734 gene encoding uncharacterized protein LOC124897734, with translation MVPIGLLKYTTTNEESFVIFNKEGDKGVHEGDRVIEKGVEGGHFSEALTTAAYVKLENEAAPGEASSAGFVIASGEVAVGGEAAATAEAAPGGASSTGVVAAGGEVAAGGEVAAGGEVANTYVSDLSTENNSDSDHEDLFVEDDAKFESDVHEEDINLRAGRRKYQRRKKRERIPNDPTKVLVGEIGPDLGFEETEGVDKSLKGKVVGDKPVYFSSDEYSVDSDLEDGLGRTDSRKVVYDDSAKQVVWQLGMVFEDVNEFRDAVKKYALQRSVKLEKYINESKKVRVRCREGCPWLLYASINKSTNDFQIKTYNHKHRYIKTSRNSMCNAKFLHKHFKDRISEQPNIKIFQFQQLIRKELGIHVGKSIARRAKGKILQDLMGNHVKEFGRIFDYRDEMLRSNPGTTCVVKVDDSDDSGKLIFQSFYICFDACKKAFLDGCRRCIGLDGCFLKGVTKGQLLVVVAKNGNKQIFSIAWAVVQYENKNTWIWFVKLLIVDLGLTDDRDYTIISDMQKGLRAT, from the exons ATGGTCCCCATTGGCTTGCTGAAATACACTACTACCAATGAGgaatcttttgttatttttaataaagaaggTGACAAGGGGGTCCATGAAGGGGATAGAGTTATTGAAAAAGGGGTTGAGGGTGGTCATTTTAGTGAAGCACTAACTACTGCAGCATATGTTAAGCTTGAAAATGAGGCTGCACCTGGTGAGGCCTCATCTGCTGGTTTTGTTATAGCTAGTGGTGAGGTTGCAGTTGGCGGTGAAGCTGCAGCTACTGCTGAGGCTGCACCTGGTGGGGCCTCATCTACTGGTGTTGTTGCAGCTGGTGGTGAGGTTGCAGCTGGTGGTGAAGTTGCAGCTGGTGGTGAAGTTGCAAATACTTATGTTTCTGACCTCTCAACTGAAAACAACTCAGATTCAGACCATGAAGATTTATTTGTTGAAGATGATGCTAAATTTGAAAGTGATGTGCATGAGGAGGACATAAACTTGAGGGCTGGAAGGAGGAAATACcagaggaggaagaaaagagaaagaatacCTAATGACCCTACAAAAGTTCTTGTTGGTGAAATTGGTCCAGATTTGGGATTTGAAGAGACAGAAGGTGTTGATAAAAGTTTAAAAGGTAAAGTTGTTGGGGATAAGCCTGTGTATTTTAGTTCTGATGAATATAGTGTGGACTCTGATTTAGAAGATGGGTTAGGAAGGACAGATAGTAGAAAGGTAGTGTATGATGATTCTGCAAAACAGGTTGTGTGGCAATTGGGCATGGTTTTTGAGGATGTGAATGAGTTTAGAGATGCTGTTAAAAAATATGCACTTCAAAGAAGTGTTAAGTTAGAAAAGTATATTAATGAGTCTAAAAAGGTTAGGGTTAGATGTAGGGAAGGGTGTCCTTGGCTGTTGTATGCAAGTATTAACAAGTCTACCaatgattttcaaattaaaacCTACAATCATAAGCATAGGTATATCAAAACCTCTAGAAATTCCATGTGTAATGCAAAATTCCTGCACAAGCATTTCAAAGATAGAATCAGTGAGCAgccaaacataaaaatatttcaGTTCCAACAGTTGATTAGAAAAGAATTGGGTATACATGTTGGAAAGAGTATTGCCAGGAGAGCTAAAGGTAAAATACTTCAAGATTTAATGGGTAATCATGTGAAAGAGTTTGGAAGAATATTTGACTATAGGGATGAAATGTTAAGGTCCAATCCGGGCACCACTTGTGTTGTGAAAGTTGATGATTCTGATGATAGTGGTAAACTTATTTTTCAAAGTTTCTACATTTGTTTTGATGCATGCAAAAAAGCTTTTTTGGATGGTTGTAGAAGATGTATTGGTTTAGATGGATGTTTTTTGAAGGGAGTAACCAAAGGACAGTTGTTGGTTGTTGTGGCTAAAAATGGCAATAAACAAATATTTTCTATTGCTTGGGCTGTAGTACAGTATGAGAATAAGAACACTTGGATATGGTTTGTGAAATTGTTGATAGTGGATTTGGGATTAACAGATGACAGAGATTACACAATCATttcagatatgcaaaag GGTCTTAGAGCAACATGA